A stretch of Carya illinoinensis cultivar Pawnee chromosome 14, C.illinoinensisPawnee_v1, whole genome shotgun sequence DNA encodes these proteins:
- the LOC122293587 gene encoding uncharacterized protein LOC122293587 — MKCISWNFRGLGNPRTVQELHLLVRENVSDFVFLMETKCSRNKVEQIRNQIGFQQSFVVNSKGYRGGLAFLWKDNKDVALETYTRNHISISVKILESECPFILTGFYGNPETSKRNGSLELLKALKPKDDKAWICLRDFDEILHQHEKKGAAVRPYRQVESFRETVEACDLSEIQFLGNYFTWSNRREGRFFTKEKLDRAFGNPSYLRLYEDSYVTSLVAHSSDHSPIVLQQGTNEKRRYKARPFRYESKWDRREECKELIEKAWTTPVNQLSNLFTSSEPSKIEDCIKHTKAIIIEDMNKYLIKKIENSEIEEAVFSMNGLGSPGPDGFPAIFYQTHWTTVGPKVCVAIKEAFQTDSWPSKFNATYIALIPRTKNPTKVTDSNLSHCAMLITNNVIVSFEALHTMQGKLRGREGYMALKLDMSKAYDRIEWVFLAVVMKKMGFSKKWIEVIMRCISTVSYAILINGMPQESFTPTRGIRQGDPLSPYLFILCAKVLSCMLQAAETTGALTGVPLARNHMNISHLFFANDSLLFCKANPLEWSRLIYLLEVYENASGQRFNKDKTSIYFSKNTNQEVKEIIVQIAGIQAIQPYEKYLDLPALIGRSRSKGFKNILDRARSRISN, encoded by the exons cgaaCAGTTCAAGAACTTCACCTCCTGGTGAGGGAAAATGTCTCAGACTTTGTCTTCCTCATGGAAACAAAGTGCAGTAGAAATAAAGTGGAACAAATAAGGAATCAAATTGGTTTTCAACAAAGTTTTGTGGTGAACAGCAAGGGATATAGAGGAGGTTTGGCCTTCCTCTGGAAAGATAACAAGGATGTAGCTCTAGAAACCTACACCAGAAACCATATCTCTATCTCAGTAAAGATACTAGAATCAGAATGTCCATTCATACTCACTGGTTTCTATGGTAACCCTGAAACTTCTAAAAGAAATGGCAGCTTGGAGCTCTTAAAAGCTTTGAAACCAAAAGATGATAAAGCATGGATCTGCTTAAGGGACTTCGATGAAATTTTGCACCAACATGAGAAAAAAGGGGCAGCAGTAAGACCATACAGGCAAGTGGAATCATTCAGAGAAACAGTTGAGGCATGTGACTTGAGTGAGATACAATTCCTAGGAAATTACTTTACTTGGAGTAACAGAAGAGAGGGAAGGTTTTTTACCAAAGAAAAACTAGACAGGGCCTTTGGAAACCCATCCTATTTAAGACTATATGAAGACTCCTATGTCACTTCCCTGGTAGCCCATAGCTCTGACCATAGCCCAATTGTGTTACAACAGGGTACTAATGAGAAACGCAGATACAAAGCAAGACCTTTTAGGTATGAATCAAAATGGGACAGAAGAGAAGAATGCAAGGAGCTCATAGAAAAAGCTTGGACTACACCGGTCAACCAATTGTCGA ACCTCTTCACATCATCAGAGCCAAGCAAGATTGAGGATTGCATCAAACACACAAAAGCTATCATTATTGAAGACATGAACAAATATTTAATCAAGAAGATTGAGAATTCTGAGATTGAGGAGGCCGTGTTTAGCATGAATGGGCTGGGGTCTCCAGGACCTGATGGCTTCCCTGCCATCTTCTACCAAACCCATTGGACAACAGTAGGACCTAAAGTATGTGTTGCAATCAAAGAAGCTTTCCAAACTGATTCATGGCCTAGTAAGTTTAATGCCACTTATATTGCCTTAATTCCCAGGACCAAAAACCCAACCAAAGTCACTGATTCAAACCTATCTCATTGTGCAAT GTTGATCACTAATAATGTTATAGTTTCCTTTGAGGCACTCCACACCATGCAAGGAAAACTGAGAGGAAGGGAAGGTTACATGGCTTTGAAattagacatgagcaaggcatatgatagaataGAATGGGTCTTCTTGGCAGtagtaatgaaaaaaatggGGTTTTCTAAGAAGTGGATTGAGGTAATTATGAGGTGCATCTCAACTGTTTCCTATGCCATCCTCATAAATGGTATGCCTCAAGAGTCTTTTACTCCTACTCGTGGCATCAGGCagggtgatccattatcaccctACCTCTTTATTCTCTGTGCTAAAGTTCTTAGTTGCATGCTACAAGCAGCTGAAACAACTGGGGCACTAACAGGAGTCCCTCTAGCTCGAAACCATATGAATATAAGCCATTTATTCTTTGCTAATGATAGCCTTCTCTTCTGCAAGGCTAACCCCCTAGAGTGGAGTAGATTAATCTATCTTTTAGAAGTCTATGAAAATGCCTCAGGTCAAAGGTTCAACAAAGATAAGACTTCTATCTATTTCAGCAAAAACACCAACCAAGAAGTGAAAGAGATCATTGTCCAGATTGCAGGCATCCAAGCCATACAGCCCTATGAAAAGTACCTAGACCTACCAGCCCTCATTGGAAGATCTAGATCTAAGGGCTTCAAAAATATCCTGGATAGGGCAAGGAGTAGAATCAGCAACTAG